CGGCCGGCCTTGCTGGTCGATGATCGGCGGGTTGTACTCAACCCAGATATCATCAAACCCTTTCGGTCCGTTCTCAAAGCCAACTCTGACGATCGGGCTTTCGGTATCGAGGAGGCATGCGGCCTTTCGCCAAAACATGCGGGCCTGGAAAGCGTCACCGTCTCGACGCGCTGTCACAGCCTGCGTCATCGGTTTGAATCCGGCCAGTCGCCAGTTAGGGCGCTGCGCCGTCTCGGAATGGCGGCGTCGCCTTCATGTCCGAGAGGAGCTGAATGGTCCGGTCAAACGTCACCGGGCGGTCGGGATATGCGTCGAGCACCAGCGTCGGCAGCAGGCGCTGGGTTAGGTCGGAGAACGTGAAACCGTATCCCTCCTGGCCACCCGGTGGTCCGGTCAGCTTCACGATCCGGTCGATCTCCCACTTACCGAAACCCAATTCGCCGAGCGGCTCTTCAAGAACGATCCGCCGCTGCCGGCCATCCGGCCGGCGGAACTCGAACCGGTCCACCGCGCGGCGTTGCACGGCCGGGTCGATCGCCGTCAAACGGTTCGTACAGAGGATAATTGCGGCGGGAAGCTGCTTCTCGGCAAGGCGGTCAACGCCTCTGACGAAAGCGTTGACGCCCGCCCGATCCTCATGGTGCATCTGACCGGCCTCGCGGCTCTGGGTCAATGCGTCTGCTTCATCGACCAGCAGCACGACAGCGCCTGTCGACTTGGCGTTTATGCGTTTGAGCTTTTCGGCCGCTTGTAGCGTGGCTTCGAAGGCCGCAGAGAGCAGCCGCGTCATCTCCCCTACCTTGCCGCTTCCCCGTGTCGCAAGGCTGAGCGGAAACAATGTCACCTCGATCCGCTCCTGCCGCGCGACGGCATCGCCAACAGTCTCAGCAAGCTCGGTCTTCCCGGTACCGACGTCCCCGGCCAGAATGACTAGCGGTGGCCTGCGTTCCAGAAAGTCCAGGATGATGCCCGCACCCTGATGATTGCGTTTTGCCCATTCACGCGGTCCCGCCGGGTTGACCAGCGCGCTAAGCAACTTGGTTAGCCGCATCCGGGCGTCGTCAATGCCGACCAAGCGGGCAAGCCGCTTTGCCGCGTCCATATCGGGAAACGTCAGCCGGCGATCGAAAAGGTCGTCGATGGTCGGCTGATCCATGATGCTCACCGCCTGACCGTGCTGCGACCGAGTCCCCGGCCACCAGCGTAATAGTTCAGGTCATCGGACCAATGCCCAGTCTCCAGCGGCGGAGACTCGCCGAACGAACGCTGAAACGGCAGTTTTCTCTCTATTGCGACGCGTTGATGTGCCGGTAGGTTGAACCACTGACCACTGTAGGAGAGAAACGACGTGAATGAGGCGCCCGCCACATCGAGACGCGGCCTGATCTTGCCTGGATCGTCATCGGCAACCAATATGCCTCCAGGCAAGGCTTTGTAGCGCACTGCGGCCTCAGTCCATTTTCCATCCCGCTTGAATCCGTAGACGACGTTCTTTATCCCGTCGTGCCTAAGCAGCTCGACCATCTCGGTTTCGTATTTGTCGATCCACACGGTTGACGGTGAACGATAGAGCGTTTGGAATCGCAGCAGATCGGTCGCGACCTTCGAAGCGATCCGGCGGGCATGCGCCAGGGTGAATGTCTCGGCGGCGGTGATTGTAATGCTTGCTGTCATAATGCCCTACGGATTGAAAGCCGGGCCGAAGAACTTCTGCCAATAGCGAACGGTCTCGCCCTTTGTCCTTGCGCGGAGCGCCGAGTCGATCGCGTCGCCGGCATCGAGGGCGGCCTCAACGAGCTTCGCCTTGTTCACCGGTGTATAGAGCTTGGCGACGTTATTCTCGGAGTTGACCGGGTCCCAGATACGAATCGGATCGGAGGTAACCGCGCACGTTCCTAGATAATAGTAGTCGGGGAACGCGATTACCGTCTCGAAATCGTCGTTCGCGATATACGCGAAGAATTTCTGAAGGGCGCCCGGGTAGTCGTCCAGCCGCGTCCCGCCGTCGGCGAGATGTGCAACGATCAGTTCGACCATGAAGGACTTGAACCGAAAGTCAGTGTCCTGCTGCTTCCGCAAGCTGGCCCAGTATTTGATGAAGCGGACAACCTGGGCAAAATGCTTATCATTCGCTCTCTTGCGTCTCCTAATGAATTCCAGATGCATCGGCACGCTGGTCATCAGTTTCTCACCGGTATCCTGCGAGACCAGGTAACCGCGCCACTCCGGATCGCCGCTGTAGAGAATTGGAACGATGTCGACCTCATTACCGGTGGTGATGAAATTCACCGATACGGAGTAAGTTTTGCGCGTGATCTGTCCGGGCTTGAAGTTGGGGAACGCCTTTTCTAGCTTGTCCGCTAACCAGCCGATCAGCTCGCCTACCTGGCCCGGCGCGGAATCCGCCGAGACATAGCAGCCCATGTCAACGTCGCTGATCGATTTCAGGGCCGTACCTTTGGCGAGGCTGCCGGACAGCAGTATTTTCCGGAGCGCAAAATCCGGGTGCTCTGAGAACGGCGGCGCAATAATCCCCCACTGAAGCGGCCGGTTTGGTCTGGCTGCGGCGGCGCAAGATTGGGCCGCCTGTAGCCTTCGATTTGGAAGTATTGAATCGAAGGCGGGGGGATGTACGGGGTGGAGCTTTACGCGCGGGTTCGGCGCGCATGCCGAGTTGACGGGCTTAGTCATCGGGAAGCGGCGCGAGAGTTTGGGATCGACCGCAAGACGGTCGCCAAGATGCTGGCGTTCTCGGTGCCTCCTGGATACCGGCGGAGTGGTCCGCCCCGTCGTCCCAAGCTGGATGGGTTCACAGGGATCATCGACCGGATCCTCGAGGAGGATCGTGGAGCGCACCGCAAGCAGCGTCACACGGCGAAGCGGCTCTTCGAGCGGCTGCGAGACGAGCACGGATTTACCGGCGGCTACACGATCGTGAAGGACTACGTGCGTGAGCGGCGTTCCCGGACGCGCGAGATGTTCGTGCCGCTGGCCCATTCGCCCGGCCACGCCCAGGTGGACTTCGGCGAGGCGCTGGCGGTGATCGGCGGGGTGATGTGCAAGGCGCACTTCTTCGCCTTCGATCTGCCGCACAGCGATGCGTGCTTCGTGAAGGCCTACCCGGCGGAGACATCCGAGGCTTTCTGCGACGGCCACGTGGCGGCGATCGCCTTTTTCGGCGGGATTCCCCGTTCGATCTTGTACGATAACACGACGCTGGCGGTGGCGCGGATCCTTGGCGACGGCACGCGGCAGCGCACCCGGGTCTTCAGCGAACTCCAGTCACATTATTTGTTCGAGGATCGCTTCGGTCGCCCGGGCAAGGGGAATGACAAGGGCAAGGTCGAGGGGCTGGTCGGCTTTGCGCGCCGCAACTTCCTGGTGCCGATGCCTCATGCGGAGAGCTTCGAGACGCTAAACGCCCGGCTCGAGGAACACTGCCGTCGCCGCCTCGACGATCGGCTGCGTCGCCACACGGAGACGATCGGCGAACGGCTCGCGCGCGATCGCGCCGCGTTCCTGGCGTTGATGCCGCCACCCTATGACGCGTGCGACCGGCGACCCGGCCGGGTGAGCTCGCTATCGCTGG
This genomic interval from bacterium contains the following:
- a CDS encoding IS21 family transposase, translated to MYGVELYARVRRACRVDGLSHREAAREFGIDRKTVAKMLAFSVPPGYRRSGPPRRPKLDGFTGIIDRILEEDRGAHRKQRHTAKRLFERLRDEHGFTGGYTIVKDYVRERRSRTREMFVPLAHSPGHAQVDFGEALAVIGGVMCKAHFFAFDLPHSDACFVKAYPAETSEAFCDGHVAAIAFFGGIPRSILYDNTTLAVARILGDGTRQRTRVFSELQSHYLFEDRFGRPGKGNDKGKVEGLVGFARRNFLVPMPHAESFETLNARLEEHCRRRLDDRLRRHTETIGERLARDRAAFLALMPPPYDACDRRPGRVSSLSLVRYKSNDYSVPVAYGHREVLIRGYVGDVVISCGAETIARHRRSYEREDLVFDPLHYLPLIEQKIGALDQAAPLQGWDLPEVFATLRRLMEARMGKPGKREYVQVLRLMETFRHADVEAAVRDALKLGAIGFDAVKHLVLCRIERRPPRLDLDLYPYLPRATVATTSAGNYMRLLSGAGGQ
- a CDS encoding AAA family ATPase; amino-acid sequence: MMDQPTIDDLFDRRLTFPDMDAAKRLARLVGIDDARMRLTKLLSALVNPAGPREWAKRNHQGAGIILDFLERRPPLVILAGDVGTGKTELAETVGDAVARQERIEVTLFPLSLATRGSGKVGEMTRLLSAAFEATLQAAEKLKRINAKSTGAVVLLVDEADALTQSREAGQMHHEDRAGVNAFVRGVDRLAEKQLPAAIILCTNRLTAIDPAVQRRAVDRFEFRRPDGRQRRIVLEEPLGELGFGKWEIDRIVKLTGPPGGQEGYGFTFSDLTQRLLPTLVLDAYPDRPVTFDRTIQLLSDMKATPPFRDGAAP